One segment of Eschrichtius robustus isolate mEscRob2 chromosome 3, mEscRob2.pri, whole genome shotgun sequence DNA contains the following:
- the LOC137762655 gene encoding protein S100-A4: protein MACPLEKALDVMVSTFHKYSGKEGDKFKLNKSELKELLTRELPSFLGKRTDEAAFQKLMSNLDSNKDNEVDFQEYCVFLSCIAMMCNEFFEGFPDKQPRKK, encoded by the exons ATGGCGTGCCCCCTGGAGAAGGCCCTCGATGTGATGGTGTCCACCTTCCACAAGTACTCAGGCAAGGAGGGTGACAAGTTCAAGCTCAACAAGTCTGAGCTAAAGGAGCTGTTGACCCGGGAGCTGCCCAGCTTCTTGGGG AAAAGGACAGATGAAGCTGCATTCCAGAAGCTGATGAGCAACCTGGACAGCAACAAGGACAACGAGGTGGACTTCCAGGAGTACTGCGTCTTCCTGTCCTGCATCGCCATGATGTGCAACGAGTTCTTCGAAGGCTTCCCCGATAAGCAACCCCGGAAGAAATGA